The sequence below is a genomic window from Lelliottia sp. JS-SCA-14.
GTCGGGCAGGCTTCGATGCACGCCGGGCCGCTCTCGCGGTGGTTGCACAGATCGCATTTGTTGGCTTCGGCTTTGTCGGCGCGCACGCTCAGGCCCGCGCCGCTGTTGCGCACAACCGGACGCACGACCACTTCCATCGCGCCGTACGGACAGGCCACGACGCAGGTTTTACATCCGATGCAGCGCTGCTGCATCACCTGCACAAAGCCGTTTTCACGGTTAATGGCCCCGTTAGGGCAGACGTTCGCACAGGGCGCGTCTTCGCACTGGCGGCAAATTGCCGCCGTTGAGATATTCACGCCCTTGATGACATGAATACGTGGCAGGAAAGATTCCGGGGTCAGGGAGGCACAGTCCTGCTGCGCCTGATGGGACACAACGCACGCCACTTCACAGGTACGACAGCCAATACATTTACTGGCATCAGCCATAATAAAACGGTTCATCTGCTTCTCCAGCATTAAGTTATGCGGCGAAACATACATAAAGCGTGCCACATTTTAATACACTGATTTCACTGAACTTAATCAGTGGCCCCAGATGTCATCGTCACGAGTGACGATGACATCTGTCGACGTCAGACATGAACGTGAGCGGCAACCGAATCACGCAGGATTAGCTCACCGGGGAAGGCCTGTTGATAGTTGAACTCGCCGCCGTCGAGCATAAAAATCAGGCGGCTGATGGTCTCTTTGATCATCTCCGTGACCGGAATACGCACGCTGGAGAGCGAGGGCACGATGTAGGGGGCGATAGCCACATCATCAAACCCTACCACCGACACCTCGCCCGGCGTGGCGATCCCGCTGTCATGAAGCTGTTTCAGCGCACCGATCGCCATATCGTCATTGCTGGCGACCAGTGCGGTAAATTTCGCGTTGCGTTCAAGCAGCGTGGCAACGCCCGCCGCCCCGCTCTCCGGGGTCCATCTCCCCTCGACCTGCAACTCGTCGCGCAGGGGAATGTAGTGCTGTAACAGCGCCTCTTTGTATCCTGAAAGACGTTCGATACCGGTCGGGGAATCCAGCGATCCGGTGATAAAGGCGATATCCCGATGGCCCATCGCAATCAGCTGCGACACCGCGTCCTGGCACGAGGCCTTATGATCGGACCACACGCAGTGGCTGCTGTTTTTGCGCAGGCGACGGTTTAGCACCATGATCGGCTGCTCCTGCTTTTCGATAATCTCGTCCATCTCATCGACGCTTAAAAAGCGCGGATAGATGATGATCGCATCGCAGCGCATGTCGAGCAGATACTGGATCGCCTCACGCTCTTCGTCGGCGCTGTGCTTCCCGTCCGCCAGAATCAGCTGGCGGCCTTTTTCTTCCGTCATGCGCGCCGCGTGGAACAGCAGTTCACTGAAATAGACGCCGTGATACAGGGTGTTGGTGACCACCAGCCCCAGGGTTTGCGTCCGTTTGGTGGCGAGATTTCGCGCCAGTAAATTCGGGCGGTAGCCGCTCTCTTCAATCGCCTGAAAAACCCGGTCTTTTGTCTCCTGGCTCACGTAGCCATTGCCCGAAAGCACCCGAGAAACCGTGGCCTTCGACACCCCTGCCCGCTTCGCCACTTCCAGCATCGTGGTCATCTGAATATTCCGTCTAAAACTGATGCGCCGAAGTGTACTGCACCGCGCGAAAATTGTCGCAGCGCGTATCTCACGCTTTTGAATGGTCAAAGTGATCGCTATCACGAATGTAAAAAATGCATAAACCTCCATCTTGTTTCATACGAAGAAACTCATCATGATTTTGTGGAACCGGTTTCCTACACGTTCTCACAATTACAACAGGATCACTTCCGATGGCCAAAAATTATGCCGCGCTGGCGAAAGACGTTGTCAGCGCGCTCGGCGGCAAAGACAACATCGTCGCCGTCACCCACTGTATGACGCGCCTGCGCTTTGTGCTGCAGGACGAAAGCGCCATCGACAGCGCGACCCTCAAAAGCATCAGCGGCGTGCTCGGCGTGGTGCGCAACGACAACCAGTGCCAGGTGATTATCGGCAACACGGTTTCTCAGGCGTACCGCGAAGTGGTGAATCTGCTGCCTGCCGGAATGCGTCCTGCTGAGCCGCAAGGCCCGCAAAAACTGACTCTGCGCCGGATCGGTGCCGGGATCCTCGACGCGCTGATCGGCACCATGTCCCCGCTGATCCCGGCGATCATCGGCGGTTCGATGGTGAAGCTGCTGGCGATGATCCTCGAGATGACCGGCGTGCTGACCAAAGGCGCACCGACGCTCACCATTCTGACGGTGATCGGCGACGGCGCGTTCTTCTTCCTGCCGCTGATGGTGGCCGCCTCTGCCGCCGTCAAATTCAAAACCAACATGTCGCTGGCGATTGCCATCGCGGGCGTGCTGGTCCATCCGAGCTTTATCGAGCTGATGGCGAAAGCCGCCCAGGGCGAGCACGTGGAGTTCGCCTTTATCCCGGTCACCGCCGTGAAATACACCTACACGGTGATCCCGGCGCTGGTGATGACCTGGTGCCTGTCATACATCGAACGCTGGGTGGACAAGATCACCCCGGCGGTGACCAAAAACTTCCTTAAGCCGATGCTGATCGTGCTGATTGCCGCCCCGCTGGCCATCCTGTTGATTGGTCCGATCGGTATCTGGATTGGCACCGCGATTTCCGCGCTGGTTTACACCGTGCACGATTATCTCGGCTGGCTGTCCGTCGCCATCATGGGCGCGCTGTGGCCGCTGCTGGTGATGACCGGGATGCACCGCGTCTTTACGCCAACCATCATTCAGACCATCGCCGAAACCGGCAAAGAAGGGATGGTCATGCCGTCGGAAATCGGCGCGAACCTGTCGCTCGGCGGTTCTTCGCTGGCGGTGGCGTGGAAAACCAAAAACCCGGAGCTGCGCCAGACGGCACTCGCGGCGGCGGCATCCGCCATCATGGCGGGGATTTCTGAACCGGCCCTGTACGGCGTGGCGATTCGCCTGAAACGCCCGCTGATTGCGAGCCTGATCAGCGGCTTTATCTGCGGCGCGATCGCCGGTATGGCGGGACTTGCCAGCCACTCCATGGCGGCACCGGGCCTGTTTACCAGCGTCCAGTTCTTCGATCCGGCGAACCCGATGACCATCGTCTGGGTGTTTGGGGTGATGGCCCTGGCCGTGGTGCTCTCCTTTGTTCTGACCCTGATCCTCGGCTTTGAGGATATCCCGGTCGAAGACGAGGCCGAGAAAGCCCGCGCCCTGCAAACCGCACCGGTTCCGGCACACGAGGCGCGAGCCTGATGAATAACGAGGTCAACATGTCTGTTTTTCCAGAAGGATTTTTATGGGGTGGCGCACTGGCCGCCAACCAGAGTGAAGGCGCTTATCGCGAGGGCGGCAAAGGGCTGACCACCGTCGATATGATCCCCCACGGCGCAAACCGGATGGCGGTGAAAGTCGGGAAGGAAAAACGTTTTACGCTTCGCGACGACGAGTTTTACCCCAGCCACGAGGCGATTGATTTTTACCATCGCTACAAAGAAGACATCGCCCTGATGGCGGAGATGGGTTTTACGGTGTTCCGCACTTCCATCGCCTGGAGCCGCCTCTATCCGAACGGCGACGAGCCGCTGCCGAATCAGGACGGCATCGCCTATTACCGTGCGGTGTTTGAAGAGTGCAAAAAGTACAACATCGAGCCGTTAGTAACCCTGTGCCACTTCGATGTGCCGATGCACCTGGTCACCGAATACGGCTCCTGGCGCAACCGTAAAATGGTCGATTTCTTCGCACGCTATGCGCGCACCTGCTTCGAGGAGTTCAACGGCCTGGTGAAATACTGGCTGACCTTCAACGAGATCAACATCATGCTGCACAGCCCGTTCTCGGGCGCGGGGCTGGTGTTTGAAGAGGGCGAAAACGAAGACCAGGTGAAATACCAGGCCGCGCACCACGAGTTAGTGGCGAGCGCGCTGGCAACCAAAATCGCCCACGAGGTGAACCCGGAAAACCAGGTCGGCTGCATGCTGGCGGGCGGAAATTTCTATCCTTACTCCTGCAAGCCAGAAGACGTGTGGACGGCGCTGGAAAAAGACCGCGAGAACCTGTTCTTTATCGACGTGCAGGCGCGCGGCAGCTATCCGGCCTACTCGGCGCGCGTGTTCCGCGAAAAAGGGGTGACGATTGTTAAAGACCCGGCTGACGACCAGATCCTCAAGCACACCGTCGATTTTGTCTCGTTCAGCTACTACGCGTCACGCTGCGCCTCGGCGGAGATGAACGCCAACAACACCAGCGCGGCCAACATCGTTAAATCTCTGCGCAACCCGCACATCGAAGTGAGCGAATGGGGCTGGGGCATCGACCCGCTGGGCCTGCGCATCACGATGAACATGATGTACGACCGCTACCAGAAACCGCTGTTCCTGGTGGAAAACGGGCTCGGTGCGAAAGACGAGATCGACGCGAATGGTGAGATTAACGACGACTATCGCATCAGCTATCTGCGGGAACACATCCGCGCGATGGGCGATGCGATTGAAGACGGCGTCCCGCTGATGGGCTACACCACCTGGGGCTGTATCGACCTGGTAGCGGCATCCACCGGGGAGATGAGCAAGCGCTACGGGTTTGTGTATGTCGATCGCGACGACGCAGGCAACGGGACGCTGGACCGGAAACGCAAAAAATCGTTCTGGTGGTATAAGAAGGTGATTGCGAGTAACGGGGCGGATTTGGGCTAGTCGCTTACATCGGTCTGGGATTTTGTAGGCCCGGTAAGCGCAGCGCCACCGGGCAATTTCAGGCCGCAGCGCCGTTTCCCGCCGGGTGGCGGCTGCGCCTTACCCGGCCTACAAAAACCCTTTTTAGGCCGGGCCACAACGGCTCATAACTGCGCAAATCCCCCATCCCCTTCCCACCCCGCCAGCCGGGAATAGACCACTTCAACCGCCGCTTTAATCGCTGGCGTCATCGGGTAATAAAACCCGACAATATCCGGCTGAATGCCCAAAAACAGCACCTCGCCCACGTCGTCTTTAATCTGATCGACCAGATAGTTGAGGGGCATATTGTGGGTGGTCATCATGAACATCTCCGCGATATCGTCCGGGTCGATCAGGCGGATTTCGCCGGGGTTCAGCCCCATGTCCGTCGCATCGACAATCAGCAGACGGTCCGGGCGCAGCTCGCGCAGGGCGACCACGTCGTTTTCCGGCGCGCTGCCGCCGTCGATCACCCGCCAGTTGCCCTGCGGATTCGCGAAGCACATCTCCGCCAGCAGCGGGCCTGCACCGTCATCGCCCATCATGCTATTGCCGACACACAGTAAAACGTCAGTCACGTAATCTCCTCACCATCAGGTAGATGGCGCTCTCCTGATGAATATCATGCAGCATGCTGAGCAGCGTTTTGCTCCACGCCTGCTGGGCGGGGGTTTGCACCGCCAGCGCCGCGTCAAAGGCGTTCGCCAGCATGGCGATGTGGTTGCTGTCGATGACGATCTCGCCATACTTCGGCACGCCTTCCATTTTGCGCCGCGCCGTACTGTCCGTCTCCAGCGTGCCGATCCAGGCCAGATACTCTTGCCACGGGCAGCTCAACGCCGCCTCTAAACAGTCGATCACGCCAAGGTGGTGGCCAATCGCCAGGCTGTAATAGACCACCTGCTGGGCCGCATCCGGCGTCGCATCGTTCTCATCGATAAATTTACGGCTCAGCTGACTGAACACCACCTGTTCGCTCATCGGATACGCGCCTCGTCGACCACCTGGTTGAGGTTCGCCACGATCTCGTTCAGACGCGGATCTTTTTCCGCCTCCAGCCAGCGCTCAACCTGATGCTCGCCCTGGCTCAGCAGACGCAGATAGTCATCGGCAATCTGGCGGCCATAGCGATATCCGGCAAGACGACGCGCCGTCCTGTCGACCTTCACCCGCAGCGGCTGCACCATGTCCGGATGCAGAATTTGCGCGGGCTGGTTGTCGATTTCCCCCGGCTCGCGGGCGTGAATTTTCTGCTCCAGCAGCCCCAGCGCCATCGCAAAACCGTACAGCGTCGCGGCAGGCGTCGGTGGGCAGCCGGGAATATAGACATCCACCGGCACGATTTTGTCGGTCCCACCCCAGACGCAGTAGAGATCGTGGAAGATACCGCCGCTGTTGCCGCACGCCCCGTAGGAGATGCAGATTTTCGGATCCGGCGCCGACTGCCAGGCACGCAGGGCCGGAGATCGCATCGCGCGCGTCACCGCGCCGGTGAACAGCAGAATGTCCGCATGACGCGGAGACGGCACCACTTTGATGCCAAAACGTTCGGCGTCAAACAGCGGAGACAGAGTGGCGAAGATTTCAATCTCGCAGCCGTTGCAGCCCCCGCAGTCCACGCGGTAGACGTAGGCGGAACGTTTGATTTTTTTCAGCAGAGACGCTTTCATGTTGGCGATGGATTCATCCACCGTCATCGGCACCGGAATGCCGTTATCGTCGCGCGGGCCGAGTAAATTATTCATCAGCTGGCTTCTCTCATGTGGCGGGTGATATCGATGCGGTCGGACGGCAGCAGGCACTTCTGACGCTTGCACTCCGGGCAGGTTTCAAACCCTTCCCGGTGCAGTTCCGCCCGCGCATCGCCGTTGTGTTTCAGCAGCGCGATGGCATAGTCGATCTCTTTTTGCACGGCGAACGGATGGTTGCAGACGCGGCAATGGCACAGGTCAAAGCGCGACTGCTGAAGGAAATCGGCTTTGTTCCACACCGCCAGCTCGTACTCCTGCGACAGCTTAATCGCCGCCGTCGGGCAGACCTCTTCGCAGCGACCACAGAAAATGCAGCGCCCGAGGTTGAACTGCCAGGCCAATTCATTCGTCGCCAGATCCGTCTCCACCGTCAGGGCGTTCGACGGACAGGCATTCACGCACGCCGCACAGCCGATGCACTGCTGCGGGTTGTGCTCCGGTTTGCCACGAAAGTTTTTATCGACCGGCATCGGCTCAAGGGGATAACTGCTGGTGACCGTGCCGGTTTTGATCACTTTTTTGATAAATGTAAACATGACGGCTCCTTATTTCAGCGGCGAGTTCTTGCGCTCGATGCTGTAGCGTTCAAGCTCTTTGTACGGCACCACCTGGCTTTTCTTCTTGCGTACATCCACCACCGTCATGCGGTCGGTACAGGAGTAGCAAGGATCGAGGCTACCGATGATCAGCGGCGCGTCAGACACCGTGTTGCCGCGCAGCATATAGCGCAGGGTCGGCCAGTTGGCGTAGGTCGCCGCACGACAGCGCCAGCGGTAGAGCTTCTGGTTGTCGCCGGTCATGCTCCAGTGGATATCATCCCCGCGCGGCGCTTCGGAGAACCCGAGGGCGAAGCGGTTCGGAATATAGGTAAAGCCTTCCACTGCCAGAGGCCCGCCCGGCAGGTTATCCAGACCAAAGTCGATCATATTCAGCGCGGTAAAGACTTCGTTGATGCGCACTTTCAGGCGGGAAATCACGTCGCAGCCCTGCTCGGTGTGGACCGTCATCGGCAGCAGGCCGTAGCCCACGAACGGGTGATCGGCGCGGGTATCGCGGGCGTGGCCGCTGGCGCGTACCATCGGGCCGACGTTGCTGAAGTCGCGGGCGATCTGCGGATCAAGACGGCCCACACCGACGGTACGCTGCTCGATGTTGGGCGTGCTGAGCAGCATATCCACCAGATCCTGCACGTCGCGGCGCATCTGCTGCGCCAGCAGGCGAGTCTGGATCATGTCGTCTTTCAGCAGATCGCGGCGAATCCCGCCGATCAGGTTCAGACCGTAGGTTTTACGCGCCCCGGTGAGGATCTCCGCCATTTTCATCGAGGCTTCACGGACGCGGAAGAACTGCATAAACCCGGAATCAAAGCCGACGAAGTGACAGGCCAGGCCGAGGTTCAGCAGATGCGAATGCAGGCGCTCCACTTCCAGCAGAATGGCGCGGATCATCTGAGCGCGCTCCGGCACCACGATCCCCATCGCGTTTTCCACCGAAGTGGTGTAGGCGGTGCTGTGGGCGAAGCCGCAGATCCCGCACACGCGATCCGACAGGAAGGTGACTTCGTTATAACCCATGCGGGTTTCCGCCAGTTTTTCCATTCCACGGTGGACGTAGAACAGGCGGTAATCGGCATCGATAATATTTTCGCCATCGACAAACAGGCGGAAGTGGCCCGGTTCATCGGAGGTGACGTGCAGCGGGCCAATAGGCACCACGTTGTTCTTTTTGCTGCCGAGCTCGTTGATGAACTCGTAGGTTTCGCTGTCGGTGGTCGGGGCAGGACGCTGGCGATAATCCATGCTGTCTTTGCGCAGGGGATAGAGTTCATCCGGCCAGTCGTCGGGAAGCACAAGACGGCGTTCATCCGGCAGGCCGACCGCGATCAGACCGTACATATCGCGCACTTCGCGCTCGCCCCACACCGCCGCAGGCACGCGCGGCGTGACGGACGGGTATTCCGGTTTATTCGGATCGACTTCGACGCGCACCGTAATCCAGCACTTCTCGCCCTGCTCCATCGACAGCACGTAATAGACCGCGTAGTTGCCGCACAGCTGACGTTCGTCGTTGCCGAACAGCACCGACAGCCAGCCGCCCTGCTGGTAATAGAGAAACTCCACCACTTCCGGCAGATAGTTCACCTTGATGGTGACGGTGATCTGGTCTTTGGTCTGCCAGCTCTCCTCCAGCACCACGCCGGGAAACGCCTGATGCAGTGCGGCGAGATACTGTTGACCCACTTTTTCTTCTGACATGCTAAAACTCTCTGTAATCACGCCACCAGCAAGGAGACGAAGGCTAAAAAGGCGAACCCAAAACCGGCCCAGGTGATGCGCGAGGTGGCGTTGAACCGCAGACGCGCCATGCTGTTTTCAAACAGGGCGATGATCAGCACACCAACCACCAACTTGAGCACGGCCATTACTACCGCCAGCAGTAAACCCGCCGCCGAGAAGTGCGTCATCTGTCCCCACGGGAAGAAGACGCCGACAAACATCTGCAGCACCACCAGCTGTTTAAGGCTGATGCCCCATTTCAGGACCGCAAAACCGTAGCCGCTGTACTCCGTGAGCGGGCCTTCCTGCAGCTCCTGCTCCGCTTCCGCGAGGTCAAACGGCAGTTTGCCCATCTCGATAAAGGTGGCGAACGCGCAGGCGCAGAGGGCCAGAATCAGCGGAACGCTGCGGGCAACCGGCCAGTGATAGACGGTATCCGCGATAAAGCTGATGTGGGTCGAACCCGCGACCTGCGCCGCGACCCACAGGCCCAGCAGCAGAATCGGCTCAACCAGCACGCCGAGCATCGCTTCGCGGCTGGCACCAATACCAGTAAACGGACTGCCCGTATCCAGCCCGGCAATCGCAAAGAAAAAGCGCGCGATGGCGAACAGGTAAATCAGGGTAATCAAATCACCCAGCACCGGCAGCGGCGACGCGATCGTCACCACTGGCAACGCGGTGGCGATGGTCAGCATCACGCCGACCATCACGAACGGCGTCAGGCGGAAGACCCAGCCGGAGGCGTCCGGGGCGATGCTCTGACGACCCATCAGCTTGAAGAGATCGCGGTACTCCTGGAGGACGCCAGGGCCGCGACGGTTGTGCATTCGGGCGCGGGCCACGCGGGTGATGCCCGAGAGCAGTGGCGCAGCGGCGAATAACACCAGCGCCTGAAGTAATGCCAGTAACAGACTCATGTCAGGCTCCTCGTGAAATCACAATCACCACCAGCACCGCCAGCTCGACAAGCGCGAGGCGACGGAACAGCGTGGGCGCGACCGCGCTTTGCCAGCCGGGGATCATCCTGACCGGATTCAGGGCGTGGCGCAGTTTCAGCACAAAGGCGAAGTTCTCTTTCACCGGCATCGCAAAACCGTGCGCGGTAATCACCATCGACTGCTCGTGCTCGTATCCGCAGGCCCATGCCGTCCCGCGTGAACGGGCAGGCAGACGGTCGCGTTTGAAGAACATCATCAACACCAGCGGCAGAAGCGGCGCAGCGATCAGCAGCAGGGCCATCATCGGCTGCGAAACGGCGGTGTGGGCGGTGGTGAGCGGCAGCGGAACCGCCGAACCCAGCAGCGGCAGCAGCCACGGCGCAGCCACCCCGCCCGCGATGCAGCACAGGGCCAGCAGCACTACGCTCGCCGTCATCAGGGCCGGTGCGCAGCGGGCGTTTTCCGCCTCGCGGGTGCGCGGTGCGCCGAGGAAGGTGACGCCGTAGACTTTCGCCATACACATCACCGCCAGCGCGCCGGTGATCGCCAGACCGACAGCCAGCATCGGCCCCAGCAGACGGGCGACAAAGACATCGCTCTGGCCGAGAGCAAAGAAGGACTGATAGATCACCCACTCACCGGCAAAGCCGTTGAGCGGCGGCAGCGCGGCCATCGCCATCAAACCGACCAGCATGGCGAGCGAAATCAGCGGCATTTTTTTGCCAATACCGCCGAGCTTCTCGATATCGCGATGCCCGGTGCGGAACCAGACGCTGCCCGCCCCGAGGAACAGCGTGCTTTTAAACAGGCTGTGGTTAACGAGGTGATATAGCCCGCCGATGAAGCCACAGGCGATCAGCGCCGGATGGTTCAGCGCCAGGCCGGTCAGCCCCGCGCCCAGACCGAGCAGGATGATGCCGATGTTCTCCAGGGTGTGATACGCCAGCAGACGCTGGATGTTGTGCTCCATCAGGGCGTACAGGCCGCCGACAAAGGCGGTGATCATCCCGGCAATCAGCAGCACTACGCCCCACCACAGCGGCGGCTGGCCGCCAATCAGGGAAAGGGTCAGGATGCCGAACAGACCGACTTTCATCACCACCGTCGAAAACAGCGTCGCGGCGGGGGCGGACGCATTGGCATGCGCCTGCGGTACCCAGCCGTGCAGGGGAATAATCCCCGCCAGCAGACCAAAGCCGACCACGCCCAGCAGCCAGATATCCGCCCCGAACGGCAGCATCTGCGCGCGGGCGCTCAGGAGATCCAGATCCAGCGTGCCGTAGCGCTGCCACACCAGCCAGCAGGTCAGCGCCAGCAGAACGGTGCCGAGGCGCCCGAGGGCAAACCACAGTTTCCCGGACTGGCTGCACCCGGTCAGGAACACGCCGCACAGGGCCATGATTTCCGCCATCACCACCAGCGCCGCCAGATTGCTGGCGACCACCGTACAGACGGCGGCGGCGAGCAGGAGATTGACCAGCAGACCGTTGGGTTTGGTCTGCGGATGGCGATGCCAGTCAATATTGAACAGGCTGACAAACAGGCCGCACAGGCCAAAGGTGATGAGCCAGATCGCGTTCAGCGGCGTGAGCTGGACGGTGTGGCGAACCAGCGGCATCACGCCTTGCGCATGCAGACCGCCGGTAAGCACCATAAATCCGGCGCAGGTTGTGATCGCACTCCCCAGCGCGCCGCCGATCCCGGCGGTCCATCCGCTGAGGGTTTTGTGGAACGAGAAGAGCAGCGACAGCACGGCCGCGGCCACAAACCAGGCCACGGCGCTGTTAATCAGAGTCACAGCGTTCATTTCGCCCCCTCGTTTTGCGCCTGGAACAGCGACAGATCGCCAAAATCGGTGTTTATCGTCAGCTCGCGTTTGCGTTTACTGGTGCGCGCGATATCGCGGATGTTAACCAGAATCAGCGCTTTGGTCGGGCAGGTGCGCACGCACGCCGGGCCTTGCTCATCGAAGCTGCACAGATCGCACTTCACCGCCACGGCGCGCACGCCCGGCACCCAGTCCAGCAGGCTGCTGACGCGGGCCGGTGCGGGAGGCGCTGGCGGCGCTTTTGGCGAGTTGGCGTTGGCCGGAATATGCAGCGGACGGCTGCCGGAAAATTCAATCGCGCCAAACGGACAGGCGATGCCGCACAGCTTGCAGCTCACGCACAGGCTCTCGTTCAGCTGCACCGCGCCATCGATACGGGTGATGGCATTCACAGGACAGACGCCCGCGCAGGGGGCATCCTCACATTGATGGCAGAGCTGCGGGGCAGACTCTTTTTCATTACGCATAACGCGCAGGCGCGGCATCGACTGCAGCCCGTGCAGACGGTGTGTTTCGGAACACGCCGCTTCACAGGTGTGGCAGCCAATACAGACCGTCGAGTCAGCAATTACAAAACGGTTCACCGGGTAGTCCTCAGGACAGTGTCATTTTTGACGACGACGTGCCATCTCGACACATCTCGACACGTAAACATCAGGCGGTGCGCGATTCGCTCACCAGTTCGTGCAGATTCACCGGGAGGTTGTGTTCCACCGCCGCATAGAGGCCGTCGTACACCGGCGCGATTTTTTCCAGATAGTGTTCAAGCACCTGGTGGCGATCGCGGGTGCTGACGTGACCGTCAACCATGCCGTCGGTCATCAGCTGTGCCTGGGCAATGCGCTGCCTTTCGCCGTCTTTGGTTTCGACGTGGTATTCGATGACGTGGCTGTTGAAGTTGTCCGCCAGGGTGACGTAAATCGTGAAGTGGCCGAAGAGGATGAAGCACAGATCCTCCTGCGCCGCGCAGCTCATGGCGTGGTGCAGATGGGCTTTTGACAGGGTGATGCCCTGAACCAGTGAGTTGCAGTAGAGGTGCCACTGCTCCTGTAATTGTTGATGGCGTTGCGCGATGTAATCCGCTTTTTCGCTAAGTTCCCAAATAGTCATCTCAGGTATCCGGTTAATGGAGATGAGGGCTGTTAAGCAGATTTTGTGCCAGTTTTTATCATGCTGATATTTATCGATTTTTCATCATCATCACTGTCAACATCAGCGTGTCGACGTGTCATTTCGTCAGCGCCGACATCGTCACGCCTTATCTCAAATTAAGCTGGCATCGTTATTGCATTAACGCCTAAAACATCAGGAGGCGTCATGCACGAAATCACCCTCTGCCAGCGCGCGCTGGAACTTATCGAACAGCAGGCGAAGCAGCATCACGCGAAACGCGTCACCGGCGTGTGGCTGAAAGTCGGGGCGTTTTCCTGCGTCGAGCCCAGCGCCCTGACCTTTTGCTTTGAGCTGGTGTGCCGCGACACGCTGGCGGAAGGCTGCGAGCTGCATCTCGAAGAGCAGCAGGCCGAATGCTGGTGTGAGACCTGCCAGCAGTACGTCACGCTGCTGTCATCGAAAGTGCGAAGCTGCCCGCAGTGTCAAAACACCGGGCTGAGGATCGTCGCGGACGACGGCTTGCAGATCCAGCGCCTCGAAATAGACCAGGAGTAAATCATGTGTAGTACCTGCGGTTGCGCCGAAGGCAACCTGTATATCGAAGGGGACGAGCATCGCCCCCACTCCGCGTTTCGCTCCGCGCCCTTTTCTCCCCCCCCGCGCAACGTATCAGCGTTGACCGGCCTGCGCTTTGCGCCGAAGCCATCGGACGAAGGCGACCTGCATTACGGCCACGGCGAAGCGGGCACCCACGCGCCGGGCATGAGCCAGCGTAAAATGCTGGAGGTGGAGATCAACGTGCTGGACAAAAATAACCAGCTCGCCGCCCGCAACCGCGCGCGCTTCGCCGCTCGCCAGCAGCTGGTGCTGAACCTGGTTTCCAGCCCCGGCTCCGGCAAAACCACCCTGCTGACGGAAACCCTCAAACGCCTGAACCAGCGCGTCCCGTGCGCGGTGATCGAAGGCGATCAGCAGACCGTGAATGACGCCGCGCGTATTCGTCAAACCGGCACCCCGGCGATTCAGGTGAATACCGGTAAAGGCTGTCATCTGGATGCGCAGATGATTGCCGACGCCGCGCCGCGTCTCCCCCTCCCTGATACGGGCATTCTGTTTATCGAGAACGTGGGCAACCTCGTCTGCCCGGCCAGTTTCGACCTCGGTGAACGGCATAAAGTGGCGGTGCTCTCCGTCACCGAAGGGGAGGACAAACCGCTGAAATACCCGCATATGTTTGCCGCCGCCTCGCTAATGCTGCTCAACAAAATCGACCTGCTGC
It includes:
- the hydN gene encoding electron transport protein HydN, which translates into the protein MNRFIMADASKCIGCRTCEVACVVSHQAQQDCASLTPESFLPRIHVIKGVNISTAAICRQCEDAPCANVCPNGAINRENGFVQVMQQRCIGCKTCVVACPYGAMEVVVRPVVRNSGAGLSVRADKAEANKCDLCNHRESGPACIEACPTHALVCVDRNKLEQMSAEKRRRAAFDTSSSMLF
- a CDS encoding LacI family DNA-binding transcriptional regulator, whose amino-acid sequence is MTTMLEVAKRAGVSKATVSRVLSGNGYVSQETKDRVFQAIEESGYRPNLLARNLATKRTQTLGLVVTNTLYHGVYFSELLFHAARMTEEKGRQLILADGKHSADEEREAIQYLLDMRCDAIIIYPRFLSVDEMDEIIEKQEQPIMVLNRRLRKNSSHCVWSDHKASCQDAVSQLIAMGHRDIAFITGSLDSPTGIERLSGYKEALLQHYIPLRDELQVEGRWTPESGAAGVATLLERNAKFTALVASNDDMAIGALKQLHDSGIATPGEVSVVGFDDVAIAPYIVPSLSSVRIPVTEMIKETISRLIFMLDGGEFNYQQAFPGELILRDSVAAHVHV
- the ascF gene encoding PTS cellobiose/arbutin/salicin transporter subunit IIBC, which produces MAKNYAALAKDVVSALGGKDNIVAVTHCMTRLRFVLQDESAIDSATLKSISGVLGVVRNDNQCQVIIGNTVSQAYREVVNLLPAGMRPAEPQGPQKLTLRRIGAGILDALIGTMSPLIPAIIGGSMVKLLAMILEMTGVLTKGAPTLTILTVIGDGAFFFLPLMVAASAAVKFKTNMSLAIAIAGVLVHPSFIELMAKAAQGEHVEFAFIPVTAVKYTYTVIPALVMTWCLSYIERWVDKITPAVTKNFLKPMLIVLIAAPLAILLIGPIGIWIGTAISALVYTVHDYLGWLSVAIMGALWPLLVMTGMHRVFTPTIIQTIAETGKEGMVMPSEIGANLSLGGSSLAVAWKTKNPELRQTALAAAASAIMAGISEPALYGVAIRLKRPLIASLISGFICGAIAGMAGLASHSMAAPGLFTSVQFFDPANPMTIVWVFGVMALAVVLSFVLTLILGFEDIPVEDEAEKARALQTAPVPAHEARA
- a CDS encoding 6-phospho-beta-glucosidase — translated: MSVFPEGFLWGGALAANQSEGAYREGGKGLTTVDMIPHGANRMAVKVGKEKRFTLRDDEFYPSHEAIDFYHRYKEDIALMAEMGFTVFRTSIAWSRLYPNGDEPLPNQDGIAYYRAVFEECKKYNIEPLVTLCHFDVPMHLVTEYGSWRNRKMVDFFARYARTCFEEFNGLVKYWLTFNEINIMLHSPFSGAGLVFEEGENEDQVKYQAAHHELVASALATKIAHEVNPENQVGCMLAGGNFYPYSCKPEDVWTALEKDRENLFFIDVQARGSYPAYSARVFREKGVTIVKDPADDQILKHTVDFVSFSYYASRCASAEMNANNTSAANIVKSLRNPHIEVSEWGWGIDPLGLRITMNMMYDRYQKPLFLVENGLGAKDEIDANGEINDDYRISYLREHIRAMGDAIEDGVPLMGYTTWGCIDLVAASTGEMSKRYGFVYVDRDDAGNGTLDRKRKKSFWWYKKVIASNGADLG
- the hycI gene encoding hydrogenase maturation peptidase HycI — protein: MTDVLLCVGNSMMGDDGAGPLLAEMCFANPQGNWRVIDGGSAPENDVVALRELRPDRLLIVDATDMGLNPGEIRLIDPDDIAEMFMMTTHNMPLNYLVDQIKDDVGEVLFLGIQPDIVGFYYPMTPAIKAAVEVVYSRLAGWEGDGGFAQL
- a CDS encoding formate hydrogenlyase maturation HycH family protein, translated to MSEQVVFSQLSRKFIDENDATPDAAQQVVYYSLAIGHHLGVIDCLEAALSCPWQEYLAWIGTLETDSTARRKMEGVPKYGEIVIDSNHIAMLANAFDAALAVQTPAQQAWSKTLLSMLHDIHQESAIYLMVRRLRD